One genomic window of bacterium includes the following:
- a CDS encoding aminopeptidase, whose amino-acid sequence MSRFMILLGTLGVLLCGCEMNYLLSQGYHQVKLLAARRSLEDVLSDPSTPELIRERIRLVQDICEFAHKELGLQSAKSYRSFIEIPGSVVAYVVSACPKDRLEPYLWRFPLLGSFPYKGFFNLQEAQREKESLEKEGLDTHLTGVSAFSALGWFADPIYSSMLRMDDMELCYTIFHELAHATVFFPDRVEFNEQFATFVGWQATVRFLTEQKGSHHATKVIQLLEEEHALAQVLKEVKDELTDLYGSPLSREEKLLRREMVFQEARMRLSRTGRARLQSLAAMEWNNASFLALWRYRYDTGELASLLSKLKGDLRALIEMVISWREQGMDPMDKLLDEIR is encoded by the coding sequence ATGAGCAGATTCATGATACTGCTGGGAACACTCGGGGTGTTACTTTGCGGCTGTGAGATGAACTACCTTCTCAGCCAGGGGTATCACCAAGTCAAGCTCCTGGCAGCTCGCAGATCCTTGGAAGATGTCCTGTCAGACCCATCTACACCTGAATTGATCAGGGAGCGTATCCGGTTGGTTCAGGACATCTGCGAGTTCGCACACAAGGAACTGGGCCTGCAAAGCGCAAAATCTTACCGCTCCTTCATAGAGATCCCGGGATCGGTGGTGGCATATGTTGTATCCGCCTGTCCCAAAGACAGACTTGAACCATATCTTTGGCGCTTTCCTTTACTGGGATCCTTCCCATACAAGGGTTTTTTCAACCTCCAAGAGGCCCAGAGGGAAAAGGAGTCCCTGGAAAAAGAAGGGCTTGACACCCACTTGACAGGGGTTTCGGCCTTCAGTGCTCTGGGCTGGTTCGCAGACCCCATTTATTCCTCGATGCTCAGAATGGATGATATGGAACTGTGCTACACCATTTTTCATGAGCTGGCCCATGCCACCGTGTTTTTCCCTGACCGGGTAGAGTTTAACGAACAGTTTGCTACCTTTGTGGGTTGGCAGGCCACGGTTAGATTCCTGACAGAACAGAAGGGTTCCCATCACGCCACCAAGGTCATCCAGCTCCTGGAGGAGGAACACGCCTTGGCGCAAGTGCTAAAAGAGGTGAAAGATGAGTTGACAGATCTCTATGGCTCGCCCCTGAGCAGAGAAGAAAAACTCTTGAGAAGGGAAATGGTTTTTCAAGAGGCCAGGATGCGTTTGAGCCGCACTGGAAGAGCAAGACTCCAGAGCCTGGCCGCCATGGAATGGAACAACGCCTCTTTCTTGGCCTTGTGGCGTTACCGCTACGACACAGGAGAGCTTGCAAGCCTCTTGTCGAAGTTGAAAGGAGACCTAAGGGCTCTTATAGAGATGGTAATATCCTGGAGAGAACAAGGCATGGATCCCATGGACAAACTGCTTGATGAAATAAGGTAG
- a CDS encoding ferritin family protein, whose protein sequence is MDRQQRMKALEVAMENEAREAEFYRKHSERTSNPLGKKMFVSLAHDEREHMERIKALHGKLQEQGRWPQDVPLEVKGTQVREVLRSFAESPQRLSLADRDDLEAVRIAIEFEQKGEAFYRDLAQKVEAPEEKEFFNFLASMEHDHLVSLKDTMEYFQNPEGWFTAKERHTIDGA, encoded by the coding sequence ATGGATAGGCAACAGAGGATGAAGGCCCTGGAAGTGGCCATGGAGAACGAAGCCAGGGAGGCAGAGTTCTATCGCAAACACAGTGAGCGGACCAGCAATCCACTGGGCAAGAAGATGTTTGTTTCCTTGGCCCACGACGAGCGGGAACACATGGAGAGGATCAAGGCTCTTCACGGCAAGCTGCAGGAGCAGGGTCGTTGGCCCCAGGATGTGCCATTGGAGGTCAAGGGCACCCAGGTTCGGGAAGTTTTGAGATCTTTCGCCGAGTCCCCCCAGCGGCTCTCCCTGGCGGACCGAGACGATTTAGAAGCAGTACGTATTGCCATAGAGTTTGAGCAGAAAGGGGAGGCTTTCTACAGAGACCTGGCCCAGAAGGTGGAAGCTCCTGAAGAGAAGGAATTCTTCAACTTCCTGGCTTCCATGGAGCATGACCATCTTGTTTCTCTCAAGGACACCATGGAGTATTTCCAGAATCCCGAAGGGTGGTTTACTGCAAAGGAAAGGCACACCATAGACGGGGCCTGA
- a CDS encoding GAF domain-containing sensor histidine kinase, giving the protein MWNKSQKLIQEIQKEQWVRQLDLPEASWPRLFQWMEEHLLTDFLRLLTGQVHEILEINPELSEPRILELAAASMVEFLDAHHASVRIYDPKTGQMLAYGSYPSQEGLRATYINLQGSIAGLVVQTGKTYLVPDVEQEPLYHDKGGALSRGVHSLMAIPLEIPSFYSEERDTVGVVQIYFPEKNRDFSPIEVLVAELMARRLGFVFARKKILSLRRLSEKKDAIVRKIFLRLGSREGIKMKDVFNRVIPELADIVNIQSCALFSVTEDRRHVVLEAGYPESAGYHGIGKMFSIESEPAFQMLLQLGSFNSESPYEVVTPSYVLVRDPQKSSLISENLKRMAKVHNINSILYVPLSGEEELNHFMTFDALEKRTGYTEEEIEILLFLGRELVKAQQMERLDDILHDFKNPAIATAGFARRLKGLLEKSCPGGGSQEIRRCVEILLEETSRLQELALSVYGVGKEEVVNLTERLRRRVEINEQAIKEQLKQNVVMNLGPLEEDLWIRCYPLHLERVLDNLLNNATNAIPPMGGSLWVRTFKDEEGRACVEIQNTGRIPEEDRQKLLDGQGRGRGLHITHRIVRLLRGQVEVSVDEKTTTFTVRLPLCEQTTQPE; this is encoded by the coding sequence ATGTGGAATAAATCGCAAAAGCTCATCCAAGAGATTCAGAAAGAGCAGTGGGTCAGACAGCTGGATCTGCCGGAGGCGTCCTGGCCCAGGCTTTTTCAATGGATGGAAGAACACCTCTTGACAGACTTCCTGAGGCTATTGACCGGCCAGGTGCATGAAATCCTTGAGATAAATCCGGAGCTTTCGGAACCCAGGATCTTGGAGCTGGCAGCAGCCTCCATGGTGGAGTTTCTGGACGCTCATCATGCTTCGGTCAGGATCTATGATCCCAAGACAGGTCAAATGCTGGCCTATGGTTCGTATCCTTCCCAGGAGGGCCTTCGGGCCACGTACATCAATTTGCAAGGCAGTATAGCAGGCCTGGTGGTCCAAACTGGAAAGACTTACCTAGTCCCAGATGTTGAGCAGGAACCTTTGTACCATGACAAGGGAGGAGCCTTGAGCCGGGGAGTTCACTCTCTGATGGCCATTCCTTTGGAGATACCCAGCTTTTACTCAGAAGAGAGGGACACGGTGGGGGTTGTACAGATTTATTTTCCAGAGAAAAACAGGGACTTTTCTCCCATCGAGGTCTTGGTTGCAGAGCTCATGGCCAGACGTCTTGGCTTTGTGTTTGCGAGAAAAAAGATCCTTTCCCTCAGAAGGCTCAGCGAGAAAAAGGATGCCATAGTACGAAAAATATTCCTTCGTCTGGGTTCCAGGGAAGGGATAAAGATGAAGGATGTGTTCAACAGGGTCATTCCGGAACTGGCGGACATAGTCAACATTCAGAGCTGTGCGCTTTTCTCAGTGACCGAGGATCGAAGGCACGTGGTTCTTGAGGCAGGTTATCCGGAATCCGCAGGTTACCACGGTATAGGCAAGATGTTTTCCATAGAGAGCGAACCTGCATTTCAGATGCTGCTTCAGTTGGGAAGCTTCAACAGTGAGAGCCCTTACGAGGTGGTGACTCCATCATATGTGTTGGTCAGGGACCCACAGAAAAGCAGTCTGATCTCAGAAAATCTTAAACGCATGGCAAAGGTCCACAATATCAATTCCATTCTCTACGTGCCCCTGAGCGGAGAGGAGGAATTGAATCACTTCATGACCTTCGATGCCTTGGAAAAGAGAACCGGCTACACAGAAGAGGAGATAGAGATCCTGCTTTTCTTGGGCAGAGAACTGGTGAAGGCCCAGCAAATGGAAAGGTTGGACGACATCCTTCACGATTTCAAGAATCCGGCCATAGCCACTGCCGGTTTTGCCAGGAGGTTGAAGGGGCTCTTGGAAAAAAGTTGCCCTGGTGGAGGGAGCCAGGAGATAAGAAGGTGTGTGGAGATTCTTCTTGAGGAAACCAGCCGGCTGCAGGAGCTAGCCCTGAGTGTATATGGAGTAGGCAAGGAAGAGGTGGTGAACCTCACGGAGAGACTCAGGCGTCGTGTGGAGATAAACGAACAGGCCATCAAAGAACAACTCAAACAAAATGTGGTGATGAATTTAGGGCCCTTGGAGGAGGATCTCTGGATACGCTGTTATCCTCTTCACCTAGAGAGGGTATTGGACAATCTTCTCAACAATGCCACCAATGCCATCCCCCCCATGGGAGGCAGCCTCTGGGTCAGAACATTCAAAGATGAAGAAGGCAGAGCCTGCGTTGAGATTCAAAACACCGGCAGAATTCCTGAGGAAGACAGACAGAAGCTGCTGGATGGACAGGGGAGGGGAAGAGGACTCCACATAACTCATAGAATAGTAAGACTGCTTCGTGGTCAGGTGGAGGTCTCAGTGGATGAGAAGACCACCACCTTCACGGTGAGGCTGCCTCTTTGCGAGCAAACAACCCAGCCTGAATAA
- a CDS encoding AURKAIP1/COX24 domain-containing protein, with translation MGSVIKKRRKKIRKHKYKKLREKMRHQRRKRGH, from the coding sequence ATGGGAAGCGTCATAAAGAAGCGTCGCAAGAAGATCCGAAAGCACAAGTACAAGAAGCTCAGGGAGAAAATGCGTCACCAAAGAAGAAAGCGAGGGCACTGA
- the dut gene encoding dUTP diphosphatase: MPEQVDVQVQTLPNHQGLPLPQYASDLASGMDLYAAVEEQVTIPPGGWALIPTGLCMALPPGIEGQVRPRSGLAASHGITVLNAPGTIDADYRGEIKVVLLNLGTSPYSVKRGDRVAQLVLQRVVRARLNKAEKLSETLRSEGGFGHTGR, from the coding sequence ATGCCAGAGCAAGTGGATGTACAGGTGCAGACCCTGCCGAACCATCAAGGTCTGCCCCTGCCCCAATATGCCAGCGATCTAGCGTCGGGAATGGATCTTTACGCTGCTGTGGAAGAGCAGGTGACTATTCCCCCTGGAGGCTGGGCGCTGATTCCCACAGGCCTGTGCATGGCTCTGCCTCCAGGAATAGAAGGACAGGTCAGGCCAAGAAGCGGTCTGGCAGCATCTCACGGAATAACGGTCTTGAATGCACCTGGGACCATAGATGCAGACTATCGCGGGGAGATAAAAGTAGTCCTGTTGAACCTGGGAACAAGCCCCTATTCGGTAAAGCGGGGTGACCGAGTTGCTCAACTGGTTTTGCAGAGGGTTGTGCGTGCCAGGCTTAACAAAGCAGAAAAACTGAGTGAAACCTTAAGAAGTGAGGGAGGATTTGGCCACACGGGGCGCTAA
- a CDS encoding pitrilysin family protein, which yields MAEKIVLANGVRVLLEPIAHLRSVCMGIWVAAGSRLEGPEEKGMAHFIEHMLFKGTRRRSAQRIAWEIDAVGGVLNAFTSREYSSFYVKVMDEHLPLAVDLITDLYLNSIFDPTELERERCVVLQEIRMVEDTPEEHVMDLFHEAMWKGSSMAHPIQGESEQVARMPREFLVEKWASHYHHKEVLFSVAGNFHEKNLLELLENSAGCLCAVPNWPQKKTPESNPGLKLVEKDLEQVHVCLGVPAPHMTHPDRYAFYLLNTILGGGMSSRLFQEIREKRGLAYSVYSFLSSYADTGILGVYLGTTRQELKEALEVILEQMEELRDTPVSQEVIESAREQVKGGLVLGLESSDRRMGRQAQNELYFGRDVSVEEVIEALEKESPNSVQSAAQQAFVPEKMTGVILGRASLADIPNPLRNWVM from the coding sequence ATGGCAGAGAAGATCGTTCTCGCCAACGGCGTTAGAGTCCTTCTGGAGCCCATTGCGCACCTGCGTTCTGTGTGCATGGGAATATGGGTGGCTGCAGGCTCCCGCCTGGAGGGGCCCGAGGAAAAGGGCATGGCTCATTTCATAGAGCATATGCTTTTCAAGGGCACCCGCAGACGCTCTGCCCAGCGGATCGCCTGGGAAATAGACGCCGTGGGTGGGGTGCTCAACGCATTTACCAGCCGGGAATATTCTAGCTTCTATGTAAAGGTAATGGACGAGCATCTGCCTTTGGCCGTGGACCTGATAACAGATCTGTACTTGAATTCTATTTTTGACCCCACGGAATTGGAAAGGGAGCGTTGCGTAGTGCTTCAAGAAATACGTATGGTGGAGGACACTCCTGAGGAGCACGTCATGGACCTTTTTCACGAGGCCATGTGGAAGGGTTCCTCCATGGCCCACCCAATTCAAGGCGAGTCCGAGCAAGTAGCTCGAATGCCCAGGGAGTTCCTGGTGGAGAAATGGGCCAGTCATTATCACCACAAGGAGGTCCTGTTCTCCGTTGCAGGAAACTTCCATGAAAAGAATCTCTTGGAGCTCCTGGAGAACTCGGCCGGGTGCCTGTGCGCAGTTCCCAACTGGCCGCAAAAGAAGACTCCAGAGAGCAATCCAGGCTTGAAACTGGTGGAAAAAGATTTGGAACAAGTACACGTGTGCCTTGGCGTTCCAGCTCCGCACATGACTCATCCGGATCGATATGCTTTTTACCTCCTTAATACCATCTTGGGCGGAGGAATGAGCAGCAGGCTCTTCCAGGAGATTAGGGAGAAAAGGGGGTTGGCCTATTCTGTGTACTCCTTTTTGAGCTCCTATGCTGACACGGGAATCTTGGGTGTTTACCTGGGCACCACCAGGCAGGAACTCAAGGAAGCACTGGAAGTAATCTTGGAGCAAATGGAGGAGTTGCGCGACACTCCAGTGAGCCAGGAGGTAATAGAGTCTGCCAGGGAGCAGGTGAAGGGGGGGCTTGTGCTGGGTTTGGAAAGCTCTGACAGAAGAATGGGCAGACAGGCCCAAAATGAACTTTATTTCGGAAGGGATGTCTCTGTGGAGGAGGTCATAGAAGCCTTGGAAAAGGAGAGCCCGAATTCAGTCCAGAGCGCTGCCCAGCAAGCCTTTGTACCAGAGAAGATGACAGGCGTTATTTTGGGAAGGGCTTCCCTGGCAGATATTCCCAACCCCCTTCGAAATTGGGTGATGTGA
- the pnp gene encoding polyribonucleotide nucleotidyltransferase produces MAARVEREIGGRLLSLETGRLARQAHGAVWVQYGDTGVLVTAVSDRTRQGIDFLPLTVDYQEMAYAAGKIPGGFFKREGRSSDREVLVSRLIDRPIRPLFPKGYFSEVQVIATVMSADMDNLPDILAINGASAALVISDIPFSGPVGAVRVGRIHGEWVVNPGEKELEESDINFIVAGTKDAVVMVEGGANVVPEDEILDGIFFGHRALQPLVEMQEELREMAGVPKREFSPAAVGEELASKVREMALEQMGTALRIPRKKERREALATLQEKVLAELLEQYPGQEMAIRSLMEELERQVARSMILDEGRRIDGRPFDEVRPVTCEVGLLPRAHGAGLFTRGETQVMAVATLGTAEDEQRLDTLSEEEARKTFILHYRFPPFCVGETKPLRAPSRREVGHGALAERALQPVLPPWDRFPYTIRVVAEVLESNGSSSMASTCGTTLALMDAGVPISAPVAGVAMGLIKEGERVVVLTDILGDEDHLGDMDFKVTGTQQGVTAVQMDIKIQGVTRDIMAQALAQARRARLWILERMLEAIPEPRSELSPYAPRIVTIHIKPDKIRDVIGPGGRVIRKIVEDTGTKIEVQDDGTVNIASSSMEKAQKAIQIIRGLTEEAEVGGVYTGKVKRVLDFGAIVEILPGTDGLLHISQLDHSHTKKVTDVIQEGDEVQVKVIEIDDSGKIRLSRKALLADPTGQFSQGGEPREDRPHRREGGKAHGREDRSRQRR; encoded by the coding sequence ATGGCAGCAAGAGTAGAGAGAGAAATTGGAGGTCGCCTCCTGTCCTTGGAGACCGGTCGGCTGGCTCGGCAGGCCCATGGAGCGGTCTGGGTGCAGTATGGGGATACGGGTGTACTGGTGACAGCAGTTTCAGATCGTACAAGGCAGGGCATAGACTTCTTGCCCTTGACAGTGGACTACCAAGAGATGGCTTACGCGGCCGGAAAGATTCCTGGAGGGTTTTTCAAGAGGGAGGGGCGTTCCAGTGACAGGGAAGTACTTGTCTCCAGATTGATAGACAGGCCCATAAGGCCTCTTTTTCCCAAAGGATATTTTTCAGAGGTACAGGTGATTGCCACCGTCATGTCTGCCGACATGGATAACCTACCAGATATTCTGGCCATAAACGGAGCTTCGGCAGCTCTTGTGATTTCGGATATCCCCTTTTCAGGCCCGGTGGGAGCTGTTCGAGTAGGCCGCATCCATGGAGAGTGGGTAGTCAATCCAGGGGAAAAGGAACTCGAGGAGAGTGACATTAATTTCATAGTGGCTGGCACCAAAGATGCAGTGGTCATGGTGGAAGGGGGAGCAAATGTTGTCCCAGAAGATGAGATTCTAGACGGCATATTCTTTGGACACAGGGCCTTGCAGCCTCTCGTGGAGATGCAAGAGGAGCTTAGGGAAATGGCCGGTGTGCCCAAGAGGGAGTTCAGTCCAGCGGCGGTTGGCGAGGAGCTGGCTTCCAAAGTAAGAGAAATGGCCTTGGAACAGATGGGCACAGCCCTCAGGATTCCTCGGAAGAAGGAGCGCAGAGAGGCTCTGGCAACTCTTCAAGAGAAGGTGTTGGCTGAGCTTTTGGAGCAGTATCCTGGTCAGGAGATGGCCATCCGCAGCCTCATGGAGGAGCTGGAGAGGCAGGTGGCCAGGTCCATGATCCTGGATGAGGGAAGAAGGATTGACGGCAGACCCTTTGATGAGGTGCGTCCAGTCACATGTGAGGTGGGCCTGCTACCTCGTGCCCATGGAGCCGGACTCTTCACCAGAGGTGAGACTCAGGTCATGGCTGTAGCCACATTGGGTACTGCAGAAGATGAGCAACGTCTGGACACTCTCTCCGAGGAAGAAGCCCGCAAGACTTTTATCCTCCATTATCGTTTCCCTCCCTTCTGCGTAGGGGAGACAAAGCCTTTGAGGGCTCCCAGCCGCAGGGAGGTAGGCCATGGGGCCTTGGCAGAAAGAGCCCTTCAACCGGTGCTCCCCCCTTGGGACAGGTTCCCATACACCATAAGAGTGGTGGCCGAGGTGCTGGAGAGCAACGGTTCCTCCTCCATGGCCTCCACATGCGGGACCACCCTTGCCCTCATGGACGCCGGTGTGCCCATTTCGGCCCCAGTGGCCGGTGTGGCCATGGGACTCATCAAGGAGGGGGAGAGGGTGGTGGTATTGACCGACATTTTGGGAGATGAAGATCACCTCGGCGACATGGACTTCAAGGTGACAGGCACTCAGCAGGGTGTCACCGCCGTGCAGATGGATATAAAAATACAAGGGGTGACCAGGGACATCATGGCCCAGGCCCTGGCCCAAGCGCGAAGGGCAAGGCTCTGGATTCTGGAAAGGATGTTGGAGGCCATCCCAGAGCCCCGTTCTGAGTTGTCTCCGTATGCTCCCAGGATCGTGACCATTCACATCAAACCGGATAAGATCCGCGACGTCATAGGTCCTGGGGGAAGGGTCATCCGCAAGATAGTGGAAGACACTGGCACCAAGATCGAGGTGCAAGATGACGGGACCGTCAACATAGCCTCCAGCAGCATGGAGAAGGCGCAGAAGGCCATACAGATAATAAGAGGCCTAACCGAGGAGGCTGAGGTGGGGGGTGTTTATACGGGGAAGGTTAAAAGGGTGCTGGATTTTGGTGCCATTGTTGAGATTCTGCCTGGCACGGACGGGCTCCTGCATATCTCTCAGCTGGATCATTCTCACACAAAGAAAGTTACAGACGTGATTCAGGAAGGAGATGAGGTTCAGGTCAAGGTGATAGAGATAGATGACTCCGGAAAAATAAGACTGAGTCGCAAAGCCCTGCTGGCAGATCCCACAGGACAGTTTTCTCAAGGTGGCGAGCCCAGGGAGGATCGTCCCCATCGGCGGGAGGGTGGCAAAGCACATGGCAGAGAAGATCGTTCTCGCCAACGGCGTTAG
- the rpsO gene encoding 30S ribosomal protein S15, giving the protein MSLAIEKKTEIIGKFRRHESDTGSPEVQIALLTERINQLTEHFATHKKDHHSRRGLMKLVGQRRRLLDYLKAKDVNRYRGLIQELGLRK; this is encoded by the coding sequence GTGTCACTGGCCATTGAGAAGAAGACGGAGATCATAGGTAAGTTTAGAAGGCACGAGTCAGATACGGGTTCCCCCGAGGTTCAGATCGCTTTGCTCACAGAGCGTATCAATCAGCTCACAGAGCATTTTGCGACTCACAAGAAAGACCATCACTCACGAAGGGGTCTGATGAAACTGGTGGGTCAGCGTCGAAGACTACTGGATTATCTAAAAGCAAAGGACGTGAACCGTTACAGAGGCCTTATCCAGGAGTTGGGTCTTCGCAAGTAA
- the truB gene encoding tRNA pseudouridine(55) synthase TruB, translating to MIKDQVPGVLLLDKPSGLTSFGVVDRVRRWSRIKKVGHTGTLDPFATGLLVLCLGKATRLAHYITAWDKEYVGSILLGEDTDTDDATGQVILKRDVEGLTREDVERVLEAFRGEITQLPPRFSAKKLRGVPSYKRARRGEEVDLQPVKVQIHELELKEVEIPLVRFRVRCSKGTYMRSLARDLGKVLGCGGHLAELRRVAVGHLRVEDALQWEEVRSLRGEALMARVWPLERVLSQWKKVLLSSPWARKARHGQDLPQEAFSGQLQCDHQEGERVVLMDELGSFLGIGLIMGEAAGAYIHPEQIWSGN from the coding sequence TTGATAAAAGATCAGGTACCTGGGGTGCTTCTTTTGGACAAACCATCGGGACTCACCTCTTTTGGGGTGGTGGATCGGGTTCGGCGTTGGTCCAGGATAAAGAAGGTGGGCCATACAGGCACTCTTGATCCCTTTGCCACGGGACTACTGGTCCTTTGTCTGGGAAAGGCAACCAGGCTGGCCCATTACATCACGGCCTGGGACAAAGAGTATGTGGGGAGCATTCTGTTGGGTGAGGACACTGATACCGATGATGCCACAGGCCAGGTGATTCTCAAGCGGGATGTGGAAGGGCTGACGCGGGAGGATGTTGAAAGAGTCCTGGAGGCATTTCGAGGGGAGATAACACAGCTTCCCCCACGTTTCTCTGCCAAGAAGTTAAGGGGGGTGCCTTCTTATAAGAGGGCCAGAAGGGGCGAGGAAGTGGATTTGCAGCCAGTAAAGGTCCAAATTCACGAGCTGGAGCTCAAAGAAGTGGAGATCCCCCTGGTAAGATTCCGAGTCAGGTGTTCCAAGGGTACTTACATGAGATCTCTGGCCAGGGATTTGGGAAAAGTTCTGGGATGTGGAGGGCATCTGGCCGAATTGAGACGGGTGGCAGTGGGCCACCTGAGGGTAGAAGATGCCTTGCAGTGGGAAGAGGTACGGTCTCTGAGAGGGGAAGCACTGATGGCGAGGGTGTGGCCCTTGGAAAGAGTCCTGTCGCAGTGGAAAAAGGTGCTGCTGAGCTCTCCATGGGCCCGCAAGGCAAGACATGGACAGGATCTGCCTCAGGAGGCTTTCTCTGGGCAACTGCAATGCGATCATCAAGAGGGCGAGAGGGTGGTACTTATGGATGAGCTGGGGAGTTTTCTTGGTATAGGATTAATCATGGGGGAAGCTGCTGGTGCGTATATCCATCCTGAACAAATATGGAGCGGCAATTGA
- a CDS encoding bifunctional oligoribonuclease/PAP phosphatase NrnA — translation MSSEVVSEIARLILSQERFLVVSHVNPDGDAIGSSLGLALILEALGKKVKIYNREPIPHMYRFLPGVERIENELPQGAMFQATFLLDCSTSHRVGESFVRFKGKGHMVVVDHHPPREPIEGTGLIRTEAAATAELIYDIALQLGVTLPPNAATALYAGLMTDTGSFRFSNTTPRALEVAGALLAAGADHRLLVEQVYESFPPERFKLLGLALNTLRLLKGGRVALVWITRPMFREVGAEDEMTDGFVDIPRSIKGVEVAALIRERDDSEYRVNLRSRGAVDVGEVASRFGGGGHPNAAGFTLKGSAAELERSLLSALEEAL, via the coding sequence ATGAGTAGCGAGGTGGTCTCTGAAATTGCGAGACTCATCCTAAGTCAGGAAAGGTTTCTGGTTGTTTCACACGTGAATCCAGATGGGGATGCCATAGGTTCCTCTTTGGGCCTGGCGCTCATATTGGAAGCTTTGGGCAAGAAAGTGAAGATTTACAATCGAGAGCCCATTCCCCACATGTACCGCTTTTTGCCGGGTGTTGAAAGAATTGAAAACGAGCTGCCTCAGGGGGCCATGTTCCAGGCCACCTTTCTGCTGGACTGCTCCACCTCCCATAGGGTGGGGGAGAGTTTTGTGAGATTCAAAGGCAAGGGTCACATGGTGGTGGTGGATCACCACCCTCCTAGAGAGCCTATTGAAGGCACTGGGCTGATTCGAACCGAGGCCGCGGCCACAGCAGAGCTGATCTATGACATAGCCCTGCAGCTCGGGGTCACATTGCCCCCCAATGCTGCCACGGCCCTTTACGCAGGGCTCATGACAGATACAGGTTCCTTTCGGTTTTCCAATACCACCCCAAGAGCCCTGGAGGTGGCAGGCGCCCTGCTGGCGGCCGGTGCTGACCACCGGCTCCTGGTGGAGCAAGTCTATGAGAGTTTTCCTCCGGAACGTTTCAAGTTGCTGGGCCTGGCCCTGAACACCCTTCGTTTGCTAAAGGGAGGGAGGGTGGCCCTGGTGTGGATAACCCGCCCCATGTTCCGAGAGGTGGGGGCCGAAGATGAGATGACCGATGGATTCGTGGATATCCCCAGGTCCATAAAGGGAGTGGAGGTGGCGGCTCTCATAAGGGAGCGAGATGACAGCGAATATCGGGTGAACCTTCGTTCCAGAGGCGCAGTGGATGTAGGGGAGGTGGCATCCAGGTTCGGTGGAGGAGGGCACCCCAATGCAGCTGGTTTTACTCTGAAGGGGTCTGCCGCAGAGCTGGAAAGGAGCCTGCTTTCAGCTTTGGAGGAGGCTCTTTGA
- the rbfA gene encoding 30S ribosome-binding factor RbfA — protein MAGERRKRVGVRIREEISDLLIRKVRDPRIGFVSITQVDLSPDLRVARVFYSVLGSELDRAQAAQGLRSAHGFIKRELASRLHLKFMPEIFFVFDNSMEQGERMEKIFRQLQQESGNE, from the coding sequence ATGGCTGGTGAGAGAAGAAAGCGAGTAGGTGTTCGCATAAGGGAAGAGATCTCTGATCTCCTTATCAGGAAGGTCAGAGATCCTAGGATAGGTTTTGTGAGCATAACCCAAGTGGACTTGAGCCCTGACCTCAGGGTGGCCAGGGTTTTCTACAGTGTTCTGGGCTCAGAGCTGGATCGTGCTCAGGCAGCCCAAGGGCTTCGAAGCGCACATGGCTTCATCAAGCGGGAGCTGGCCTCGAGGCTTCATCTGAAGTTCATGCCGGAGATCTTCTTCGTATTTGACAATTCTATGGAACAAGGGGAGCGGATGGAGAAGATATTCAGGCAACTGCAGCAGGAGTCAGGAAATGAGTAG
- a CDS encoding DUF503 domain-containing protein — protein sequence MVVGVGRIQLLLYDNHSLKGKRQVVRKTLDRVRSRFSVAVAEVGDQDLWQSILLGVAVVGSDSRVVRSVMDKVVNFIEDLQLSEVVDVQTEILHFGDHGW from the coding sequence ATGGTCGTTGGGGTAGGAAGGATTCAGTTACTTCTTTATGATAACCACTCCTTGAAAGGGAAGCGGCAGGTGGTCAGAAAGACTCTGGATAGAGTCAGAAGCAGGTTCAGCGTGGCGGTAGCGGAGGTGGGAGATCAGGATCTGTGGCAAAGCATACTCTTGGGGGTTGCAGTGGTGGGCTCAGACAGCAGGGTAGTTCGCTCGGTCATGGACAAGGTGGTCAACTTCATAGAGGACTTACAACTGAGCGAAGTGGTGGATGTGCAGACCGAGATCTTGCACTTTGGTGATCATGGCTGGTGA